From a region of the Malania oleifera isolate guangnan ecotype guangnan chromosome 12, ASM2987363v1, whole genome shotgun sequence genome:
- the LOC131143704 gene encoding transcription factor TCP4-like, which yields MQEGPQQPSSSIRYRSAEEEMVEVHQSRIVRSTGRKDRHSKINTSKGLRDRRVRLSALTAIQFYDVQDRLGYDQPSKAVDWLIEKAKAAIDALAELPSKNPTSVDSFITSKQQQEQDIKEQRQIHLQNHHGLENNSSTLMEATLDNSMYDFHKMQQFNDNPINSSSFFSMDSATPSSSTHFQSHRPELNCRTISQTQNLLLSLQSFQDHPSPIPSIEPALFPVPPLCFTATPNYCPDRQLQELDQFQRMSTWRSDSAALIMRQPVLSQNQLFSSREPLQSSNLPPMNLPVSNVDLHQIPALNQPTISGNELASDKFLGFPFPARIQGKQEEQGMFSTKSAASPYPH from the coding sequence ATGCAAGAGGGTCCGCAGCAACCGTCTTCCAGCATTAGATACAGGAGCGCAGAAGAAGAGATGGTAGAAGTGCACCAAAGCCGAATTGTGCGATCTACTGGAAGAAAAGACCGCCACAGCAAGATCAACACTTCCAAGGGTCTGAGGGACCGGCGGGTTCGGTTGTCTGCACTCACTGCCATTCAATTTTATGATGTGCAGGACCGGCTTGGCTACGACCAACCCAGTAAGGCTGTGGACTGGCTAATTGAGAAGGCAAAAGCGGCCATTGATGCGCTTGCTGAGTTACCTTCGAAGAATCCTACTTCAGTGGATTCTTTCATTACATCTAAGCAACAACAAGAGCAAGACATCAAAGAGCAGAGACAAATTCATCTGCAAAACCACCACGGGCTTGAAAACAATTCAAGCACTTTGATGGAGGCTACTCTGGATAATTCCATGTATGATTTTCATAAAATGCAGCAGTTCAATGATAACCCAATAAATAGTTCAAGCTTCTTCTCGATGGATTCTGCTACACCATCGTCTTCAACACATTTCCAGAGCCACCGACCTGAGCTGAATTGCAGAACGATCAGCCAGACCCAAAATCTTCTTCTCTCACTTCAATCCTTTCAGGATCATCCAAGTCCCATTCCCTCAATTGAACCAGCACTCTTCCCTGTCCCTCCCCTCTGCTTCACTGCCACACCCAACTATTGTCCAGACAGGCAGTTGCAAGAGCTGGATCAGTTTCAGAGAATGAGCACTTGGAGATCTGATTCAGCTGCACTAATCATGCGACAACCGGTTCTCAGCCAAAACCAGTTGTTTTCGAGTAGAGAACCTCTTCAGTCCAGTAATTTGCCTCCAATGAACCTGCCAGTATCCAACGTTGATCTTCATCAGATACCAGCACTTAATCAACCAACAATCTCCGGCAATGAATTAGCCTCAGACAAATTCTTGGGGTTCCCATTTCCTGCACGAATACAGGGCAAACAGGAAGAACAAGGAATGTTTTCAACCAAGTCTGCTGCTTCTCCTTACCCTCATTGA